From Desulfovibrio oxyclinae DSM 11498, the proteins below share one genomic window:
- a CDS encoding (R)-mandelonitrile lyase, which produces MKRVFFMLVVLTLVASAAYAGQEADSKSQVLYGQGTQKSFKGPAEYFTGDVQVDMLFPKNDTASYSGAYVTFQPGARTAWHWHPAGQHMIVTEGTALTGTRNGKVIKFNEGETVWCPVGVDHWHGATPDAPMTHLVVTGVKDGKAVVWKEKVTDEQYMKR; this is translated from the coding sequence ATGAAAAGAGTGTTCTTTATGCTGGTCGTTCTGACGCTGGTCGCATCCGCCGCCTACGCGGGACAGGAGGCTGATTCAAAATCTCAGGTGCTTTACGGCCAAGGGACGCAGAAATCCTTCAAGGGCCCTGCGGAGTACTTCACCGGTGACGTTCAGGTGGACATGCTTTTCCCGAAGAACGATACGGCCTCGTACTCCGGTGCGTATGTCACTTTTCAGCCCGGTGCTCGCACCGCATGGCACTGGCATCCGGCGGGGCAACATATGATCGTCACCGAAGGCACGGCCCTGACCGGAACGCGCAACGGAAAGGTCATCAAGTTCAATGAAGGCGAGACCGTCTGGTGTCCGGTGGGCGTGGACCACTGGCACGGGGCGACTCCCGATGCCCCCATGACCCATCTCGTGGTTACCGGGGTCAAGGACGGCAAGGCCGTTGTCTGGAAGGAAAAGGTCACGGATGAA